The genome window CCGACAAGCCCAATGTGCCGGAATGAGAGCCTTACACCAAGCCGCGGCGTAACTCGTTCAAGGGATAAAACGTCCCTCGCCAAACCACGCCGTCACGCCACAGCGTCAATGTTGTGGACCGCAGCATGATGTACATGAACAACAGGCCAGCCACGGGATGCAGAACAAAGTAGAGCGGCGAGATCGGTTCGGTCCAGGAGAGCCCCACATAAATAAGAAAAATTGAAACCAAGGCCAGGGCGTAACCGATTCGACTCCATCCCGGCGCTAGAAAAATGCCAAGAAATGGCATCCAGTGGAAGAACGCCAGCAGAAGACATGACCCCAACGCGCGTGGCCAGCGGAACTGCATTAGCGCAAAGAAGTTCTTTGTAAGATTGCGAACCACGCCCATGGCGTTTTTTGCCCAGCGCAGCGAAATCAAGTTCCGGCCCAGCGCGACCCTCTGCGTGAATCCATTCTCTTTGACGATCTTGCCCAACTTTACGTCGTCCAACACTTCAAACCGCAACTTGGCATGTGTGCCCACTTGGTCGTACACCGGGCGGCGAATCAGGTTGAAAGCGCCCACGCCCATATGGTCTTTAGTACGCGGATCGGCAACTTTCCAGGGACGATGACCGAAGACGAAAAGAATGTTGAAGAATGCCAACATCATTCTCTCCCCCACGCTGAGCATAATCAGGGTGGGAATCAGCACCAGGTGATCGGTCTTACTTTCCTCGGCGTAAGTAACCGCTCGGCGCAGGCAGTCCGGACTGAAAGTAATGTCGGCGTCGGTAAACAGCAGCCAGTCGCCCGTAGCCTGCTGTGCGCCAACCCACATGGCATGCGGCTTCCCCATCCAGTCTGTGGGCAGCTCGGAGATGTGGATCACCTTCAACGAAGGTCCATCCTGGCCCGCAGCATGGGCGGAAGCTATGCGATCTATAATCTCGCCGGTCCGGTCAGTAGAGCGGTCGTCAATGGCGATCACCTCATAGTTTTCATAGTCCTGCCGCAGCATTGTAGGAAGCGTCTTGCCAATCATCTCTTCTTCATTGCGGGCCGGAACAATCATGCTGATTTTGGATTTAGAAGAAGTAGGACGGTCCCACTCGGGGCGGGCGAGATCTGCGATGGTTGGCATTCCGAGAGCTGCGTCGAGCACGCGCGAGAACCAAACGGCTGCCAGGATTAACCCTGAAATCCACCAGAAGTAGATCACCCCGCCGTCGCTCCTGAGATGGCATCGCCTGGATTCGCTCCACTACCCAACTTGGGGGCGAAACGCATGCCGTAAAACAATATGACGGACGAAAGAACGATGGCCACAACGGCGGGCGCGAAACCCCATTCGAGAGAGCGGCGATCGGAGATTGCACCGATCACGGTGGGCGATAGGGCGTCACCCAGCAAGTGGATGGTAAAGATGTTGACAGCGATTGTAGTGGCCCGTATGTGCGCGCCGACAGAGTTAACAACCGCGGCGTTCAACGGACCGGTATTCAACAACAGCAAGAATTCTGCCACAAAGATTCCGGGCAACATCAGCGACGATTTGGAATACAGGGCCAGGATCATGGCAGGAATTGCCAACGCCATGCTGGCTGCTGAAACCAGGTAGTACGCGCCCGCGGTTCGGCGCAGCAACCTGTCACCCAACCAGCCACCCGTTAGAGTGGCAGCAATGCCATTGCAGGCCGTCATTCCGCCGAAGATCTGATTCGCCCGGGCGAGCGAATAGCCGCGCATGCGCGATAGAAAGGTTGGCATCCAGACCGAGAGTCCACCCAAGGCGAAGGTCATCGCTGCCATGCCCAGAGTTGCCGTCCAGAACGCGGGATTGCGTAGCAACCCGCGGAGAGTGCCGCGCTCTACGCTCTCGTGCAAACGATCGCAACTTCCACGCTTCGGCTCGGGAATGAACAGCATCCCCAATGCCAGGAGGAGCCCTGGAATTGCGGCCACATAAAACGGCGTGCGCCATCCGTATTGCGGCCCCAACTGCCCGCCCAACACATATCCCAACGCTGTACCCGCGGGAATGGCCATAAAAAACAGGCCCATGATTCGGCCCCGGCGCTCCTCGCCGAACAGATCAGCCAAAAAGGCGGGCGCAATGGTCACGAACGTTGCTTCCCCAATGCCGACGATTGCGTGGCGAAAGAGCAGCGTATGAAAATCGTGAGTGACAGCCGTAAGCAGCGTTGCCGCACTCCAAACAATCGCTCCAGTAATGATTATTAACTTGCGCGGATAGCGATCTGCCAGCACGCCGACGATGGGCGCAGCGAACATATAGCAGAGGAAGAAAGCAGTGGTTAGGAAACCGAAGTCCGCGTCACTGCGGTGAAATTCCGCCTGCACCAGCGGCTGCACCGCAAAGAGAACCGACCGATCAATGTAGTTCAGGAAATTAAGTGCGGTGAGCAGCAAGAGTGCCAGCCGCGCGTGATGCCGGGTTTGCATGGGCTGGCGCGACTATAACATGGCATCCGGCGGAGATTTTTAACCACAGAGGACACAGAGGAACACAGAGGAAATCCTTCAGCCCGGCTATTTAGTTTTTTTTATCAAGCCCTTGCGAGCTCCGCCCGACGTCCGCCGAAGCCTCTTCTTATTTGGCCTGGGTACGGCGGCCTAGACAGCTGACCCTACTAGATTTGATTCATTGATTAAGAAGTCAAAGATTTTCTCTGTGTTCCTCTGTGTCCTCTGTGGTTAAACTCGGCTGCGGCTCCGGTTCTTCGGACGCGGCCAGCGAGCAGTCACCACGGTGGCAATTCCGCCTCGCGGCCGGAAGTCTCCCGTGATCTCTGCCCACATCGGCTTGGCGCACCGCACCACATCTTCGAGGACGCGGTTCACAATATTTTCCTGGAAAATTCCAAGGTTGCGGTAAGTGAGCAGGTATTCTTTCAGTGACTTCAGCTCCAGGCAAAGCTTATCGGGCATGTAACGAATCTTCAGCACGCCAAAATCCGGCAGCCCGGTTTTTGGGCACACCGAAGTAAATTCCGGCACATCAACTACAATCTCGTAAGCCGGAAACTGGTTGGGCCAGGTCTCAATCTCGGGAAATGAGGCGTCCAGTCCAGCTTTGGCATGTTCTGGCGTATAGCGGGGAGCACGGGCCATGTCGCCATTGTAACCACTGCGATACGCGCAGCGAGGATTCGGCTGGGTAACCGCGAAAATTATGCAGCCAGAT of Terriglobales bacterium contains these proteins:
- a CDS encoding glycosyltransferase; its protein translation is MPTIADLARPEWDRPTSSKSKISMIVPARNEEEMIGKTLPTMLRQDYENYEVIAIDDRSTDRTGEIIDRIASAHAAGQDGPSLKVIHISELPTDWMGKPHAMWVGAQQATGDWLLFTDADITFSPDCLRRAVTYAEESKTDHLVLIPTLIMLSVGERMMLAFFNILFVFGHRPWKVADPRTKDHMGVGAFNLIRRPVYDQVGTHAKLRFEVLDDVKLGKIVKENGFTQRVALGRNLISLRWAKNAMGVVRNLTKNFFALMQFRWPRALGSCLLLAFFHWMPFLGIFLAPGWSRIGYALALVSIFLIYVGLSWTEPISPLYFVLHPVAGLLFMYIMLRSTTLTLWRDGVVWRGTFYPLNELRRGLV
- a CDS encoding MFS transporter: MQTRHHARLALLLLTALNFLNYIDRSVLFAVQPLVQAEFHRSDADFGFLTTAFFLCYMFAAPIVGVLADRYPRKLIIITGAIVWSAATLLTAVTHDFHTLLFRHAIVGIGEATFVTIAPAFLADLFGEERRGRIMGLFFMAIPAGTALGYVLGGQLGPQYGWRTPFYVAAIPGLLLALGMLFIPEPKRGSCDRLHESVERGTLRGLLRNPAFWTATLGMAAMTFALGGLSVWMPTFLSRMRGYSLARANQIFGGMTACNGIAATLTGGWLGDRLLRRTAGAYYLVSAASMALAIPAMILALYSKSSLMLPGIFVAEFLLLLNTGPLNAAVVNSVGAHIRATTIAVNIFTIHLLGDALSPTVIGAISDRRSLEWGFAPAVVAIVLSSVILFYGMRFAPKLGSGANPGDAISGATAG
- the queF gene encoding preQ(1) synthase, whose amino-acid sequence is MARAPRYTPEHAKAGLDASFPEIETWPNQFPAYEIVVDVPEFTSVCPKTGLPDFGVLKIRYMPDKLCLELKSLKEYLLTYRNLGIFQENIVNRVLEDVVRCAKPMWAEITGDFRPRGGIATVVTARWPRPKNRSRSRV